The following nucleotide sequence is from Fructobacillus americanaquae.
TACCAAGTTGGGGTTTTAGACTTCATTATTAAGAATGACCGTGATTTGACTTTTCAAAAGCGTCTTTTACGTGCCATTGAAAAGGCCCAATACAATCTTCACAAAATTTTTTACACAAAACCAAATTTTGTACGTTTTCCAAACGGAACACGGTCAATTTTGGTTGATTTAACACATGTCATTTATATCTCTTGTGAAAAGGGGACTCACCACCTCATTTTGCATGAACACGACCGTATCACGAAAATCAGGGCAACACTTAAAACCATTGTCCCACTCCATAAAGATATTTGTCAGATTCACTCAAGCTTTGCCATTAATTTAAACTATTTAAAGGACTACCAACCCAAGAAAAAAATTATTACGCTCTCAACTGGCAACGCTTTACCGGTTTCTCGTCGCTATACAAGCGAAGTCCGAATGCACACAACTTGGTTTACTGAACCACCGAGCAAAGATGAAAATCCAAACTTCAAACGCAACGATTAAAAGAAAAAACATCACGACCACAGATAGTGTGGTTGTGATGTTTTTAAAACTGATTGAAACGATTTGATAAACAAAAAAAGAAAATCACTGATTCAAAATCACTTATTACTCCCAATATCATTCGCCTTAACGTCATCAACAAAGGATGGCGGCCACTTACTGAAAATAACAGCAAACAGCAACTCCCAAAAATTAAAGTTGCTTTCTATCACATCCCGATCCATTCCGAAAATCATCTAATATTATTGCT
It contains:
- a CDS encoding LytR/AlgR family response regulator transcription factor, which codes for MACHILTTKKRDQRLFRKILIDPYIFETPRELLLAIRSNKRGPILIIDLEIRGHEKIGFQTAELVKKNNPNAQIILLAEDSRLANYCFEYQVGVLDFIIKNDRDLTFQKRLLRAIEKAQYNLHKIFYTKPNFVRFPNGTRSILVDLTHVIYISCEKGTHHLILHEHDRITKIRATLKTIVPLHKDICQIHSSFAINLNYLKDYQPKKKIITLSTGNALPVSRRYTSEVRMHTTWFTEPPSKDENPNFKRND